The DNA window TTATCAGAAAAGATAACTTGATGCTCATGAGTTTGTGTACAAAAAGGCACAGCTGTATGATCACATGGAGATTAAAATGTGTTCCCAAAATGCAATTTTGTCTGCTTAAATTTAGTAGTCAAGTTTATTACAGTTAAGACTATGAAAACCCAGAAGGCTTAAACATTGGTATAAAATTCCTTGAGGAATGTAATGCTATTTCTTTGTACAGCCTTTATACAGGAGTAATTTGCAATTGTTTCGATCTGGCTAAGAACAAAGAATTGTTGCCACAAAGTTGAAAGCAACCCATTCTCTAATTTTATTGTATGCAGTAGCattaaaggaacaattcacccaaaaatgaccattctctcatcacttacccttatgactttcttctgcagaacacaaatggagatatgTCTGTCCATTTAATGCAGGTCAATGGGGTCCATTGATGGGGTGCaaaaagtacattaaggcagcataaaagtaaatccatacaattccaggggtttaatccatgtcttctgaggcaaagcaattggttttgggtgagaaacggaccaAAAAGTAACACTTCCTCACACTCGATGCTCTGTGCATGTGCAAAGCATGAGgaattgttacattttggtccatttctcacccaaaaccgattgtctTATTTCAgaggacattgattaaaccactggaatcatatggattacttttatgctgccattgtcTTTTTAAATTTTGAAAGTCTTGAACCCccattgcattgtatgtacagttgtgctcaaaagtttacatacccttgaatgtttggccttgttacagacacacaaggtgacacacacaggtttaaatggcaattaaaggttcatttcccacacctgtggctttttaaatcggagttcaaacattcaagggtatgtaaacttttgatcagggccatttgggtgatttctgttatcattatgatttaaaaaggagccaaacaactatgtgataataaatggcttcatatgatcactatccttaaataaaagatttttttgcatgatcagtcatattttcaaaatcagtgccaaaatttcacaatttctgccagggtatgcaaacttttgagcacaactgtatataaactaatatctccatttgtgttcagcagaagaaagtcataggtgTTTGAgagcataagtgtgagtaaatgagagagttatcatatttgggtgaacaattcctttaagatttGTTTTCACTGGAATAGTCAAACCTATTTATTAGAAGGAAGTATTCAAATACTGTACTTTTAGCCATGTACTGTTTATCTAACAGGATAAAAAAAATGGGCATAACACTGATTTGAATAATATGGgttcccacaaaaaaaaaaaagagaccacGACATTTGTAAGCAGATTTTCAGTACTGTACTAGAGAGAACACAGAAGTTGGCTTCAGCTTGTCTGATCCATTGAGATTCTTCAGTTCAATCACCACCAAACAGCCCAACACCTTCACCTGCTGCTGTTTGACCAACTCACATGCCGCATACAGGGTTCCTGACAAAAGAACATAAACAGTAAATTTCATACAAATGCAAAAGATAGAaagtcctgctgcatcaccaaaCTTCtattgagcttcagctggcgcacagacaccctgacattatcctgtaggacatCTGGATAaactcgatgatggcaagcggtccaggccctgaagcagccccaaatcatgatgctccctccatcgTACTTCACCGTGGGGATGATGTTATCATGTTGGTATAcgttgccctttttatgccatatgtgTGTTCTTTCCAAAcagttcaaccttagtttcatcagtccacaaaacattttctctgtagtgttgtggagtgtcaaggtggtcttggcAAACGTCAggcgcacagcaatgtttttgttggaaagcagcggcttccttcatggtgtcctgccatagacaccatgcctgtttaatgttttccatacatTAGGCTCATGAACAGAGACGTTAACCAGTTCcgatgattccttcaagtcttcagcTGTCACTCGAGGGTTCTTTTtcacctcattgagcattctgcggtgtgccctttgagtcatcttggctggacggccacttctagggggAGTAGCCATAGTACtcaatcgtctccatttatagaaaatgtgtcttaactgtggacagatgaatatttaagccaGGGTTCAGCAACCTtattgacatggagtgccatttttttattttcctggtcaatggctgtgccgtcCCAACCCACTTTTTCCGAAGTTTGAGTCTACAactatttctattttgcatttttcctaatttaatagtttattttgcattacaaatgatattatcagcgtaacagtttgagtgaaaaatgtgcAAAACCAGATGATTATGACATAATCATGATTCTGCATGTGGATTttcagagcatcttgtgaaagcgctttaatgaaagaaaacctgtacttttgtacaaaatgatttaacacagttaatgacacaaatttgcttatttgataacTGATCACTGTTTGggatcttaaatatttttttataatgtcatacatttttcaaaatcacgcagaggggtaattactagcacgtaagcaacagcgagagagtaACAGGCTATTTtacttatatgaagtttttcgcacctgcattccaatctacatcttgatgtaatcattcctcatgatcacacagcggggagtgtgacgagactcgcgctgcgagtgcaagccattcgtgcatcacaagccaatcaactatttagcccttttcggtgaattgcacctgcaaaatcGTAAAacgttatttccaggtttaattaatattttgaatagactcttgaatagacttttgaaccccacgatgtgggttaatgttttctcttttaatcatttaaatgtaattttgcgtgtgaccatggtttaaggagggtgtaacTGTAtgtgaaatctcaaggattaatagtggtgttttccttattacatcacgtattgttctgaaagcaaaaagaaacaaatgaaacacggaatgtaggctgtcatctgcgcagcctgaccgaagcaaagcgggtgcgtttactcgaacgattaaccgaaagtgaagcgctgatggctcgtgatgcacgaatggcttgcacgtgctgcacgagtctgttgggtactgcagtctcgtcacaatttaactttttgtttagcctaccattcagctcatgaaaacgctgcgtgatcatgaggaaggattgcatcaagatgtagattggaatgcaggtgcagaatttatataaataaaatagtctacgcctctctcgccgttgctggtgtgccagcgattacccctccgcgtgccatagattgccgacccctgatataagctcttcgagataactttgtaaccctttccagctttatgcaaagcaacaattcttgatcgtatgtcttctaagatctcttttttgcgaggcatggtccacgtcagcagatgcttcttgtgaatagcaaactcaaaatgttctaGTGCTTTTtagaagtcaaagtagctctaacccacacctccaatctcgtttcattgattggatgccaggtttgccaactcctgactccaaTGAGCTTTTTGTGTCGTCTTTAGCTCAGGGATTCACttattttccacagcactgttaatgtttaataagatgtgttcaataaagacatgaaagattataattgtttgtgtgttgatagcttaagcacattgtgtttaaagaagatgagatcacattttaagagcaattaatgcagaaaaccagctaattccaaagggttcacataatttttcttgccactgcatAAATGATACGTTAAattcattttagtgtgataaaatcatttactaaccataTTGGTTGTAACCAATATTACAATCATGACATGAAACACTGGTAATCCCTGTAATCTAGTAAACACTGTAACTGTGGTAAATCCCAATTTTGTTTacacaaatcatgttaacatgcaaattgtttaagtcttgtggctaatcttttgaaacagtgcgtattttaacatttatggactgtcccaattcatttccattgtaagcgcTTTACTGTAAAtccaacaaaaaatttttttttgtgttaatcaactttatgccacaaatgatgtttatgagcttaacttgtattgaacccagaacattcctttaatgtaaatctGGGCATAGTCAGGATTCCCAGAGTTTATGACCAATTCATTTCTGAGTTTTCGATGATTTTGTTCAGATTActagaaaataattttatagaaatcACACTTAGGAGCAGCAATTTCTtgccaatgaaatatttttgagtggagcataactagaaaaaaattatttgcactatagaaatttcaattacatttgatgacttttccaggcctggaaatcactgTTTTAAAACTCCAGAATTTCCGTGACTGTAGGAACCTTGTAGAATGTGCACAAAATGCTGATGTAATTCAGATGGGCTCAATATCATCCTCTATTGTATTGCAGTCAATAAACACACTCACCCCCAGTAGCCAGTAAGTCATCAATGATCAGGACCTTCTGTCCCGGAGATACAGCACCTTCCTGCATCTCTGCCTCAGCCTGAAACAATAAAGATGAATTAAATCATGAGTACTGCATTGAAACAACAAGTAAAGATGAAAGATCAGATACGATGCTGAATATCATATAAAAGTTAGGTAACAGCGTTTGACCTTTGCATACTCAAGAGTGTACGCTACTGATATTGTAGGCCCAGGCAGAGTCCCCTTTTTCCTGATCGGAGCAAAGCCTATTCCTAATCTCTGTGCCAAAAGTGGCCCAAACAGGAATCCTCGCGCATCAACTCCTAGGAAAGGAGGAAAACAAATATCACTTTTAAAATACAACTTAGTCCACTTTCAAGCcctttgtagtaaaaaaaaaataaataaaattataataaaaaatcaaaGGGATTCCTCTTGAAATTTCTACCATAATTTACAACCAATCCTAAATGGAATTTACTTAAGGATGCCAACATTACacgaaataaaaaaatagatattatGTTCAGGTGAAAGGGTGGGTTGCGAGTCTGTTCTTATTGTGTTGTGGatagcagggaaaaacaatgttaaatacaaattaataaaatgcaactaaccataaataatgtattaatatactagtattttacaattaataataataataacaacaatacacTAGTGTATAATACTAGTTATTAgctaaataaataggcttatcaattCATTTTTAGGTGTGCGTCCAATTAAACTCTACAGTATCGTGGCGCAAATGCATCTGTCATTCAGTAATATGACTAATACAATATTTGCTCAATGTTTATTGTCCTGTGTGTTAGTTAGGGTAATAAATTACAATTCTGATGTTGTTTATGCATTAACAAAATTGTACATTTCCAGTTTAACCTATGTCAtgtcaataattttgcatattgatgGGCCCATGGTagtggtaatattaatacatttcatttttcaaCGTTAGGACATTTGTGTGCGATTAACATTTTTGGTCCCGTGTTGTAAAATCTGagtcctaaagcaaaaccatttgagatCTACTGACTTAGAAAAAAGCAGCAGGATAAAACGCCCCATAGGACATCAAAAGGAAATCCTTCAGgatctttatattttttttaaagacttttacaGGACTGTAAAATCTCTGTCCCAGAGATACAGCATCTTCCTGCATCTCTGTCTCAGCCTGAAACAATAAAGATGAATTAAATCATGAGTACTGCATTGAAACAAAAAGTAGAGATGAAAGATCAGATACGATGCTGAATCAATCTCTCTTTATATTCTTTAgatctttatatttttttaaataattttacaggACTTCAAACAGCTCTGCTGTGTTTTCCTCTAACTGTTTAGTAGCAAGAAATGATTCCAAATTCTAATAGAACAAGTAGAGGCTCTCTTAAAGATGACACAATATGCAATAGGACTCTAAGAATCAAATTAGACGGGAAGTTTGTTAAGATATTtctatgttggcttgacaaagccttgtctgaaagtttaaactagtttaaagaggtcatgtcatgaggaatcaaattttgacatgtaagaggtcGTTCTACTATAAAAAGGCTGTAAATTGTAGaaatcaaaacttaatccccaatgcaataaaagcatttattgaaaataagcttaaaaaaaatgcctcgttctctacttccgcaacTACcctttcagttatttcaaaggctctgggactccaaagaaccacagtgagagccattatatccaaatggagaaaatttggcacagtagtgaaccttcccaaaaGTGGCCGACCGtacaaaattcctccaagagcacagcgacaactcatccaggaagtcacaaaaaagccaaggacaacatccaaggaactgcaggcctctcttgcatcaataaaggtcactgttcgtgactccactatcagaaagactctggccaaaaatggcatccatggaagagtggcgaagcgaaaaccactgctaacccagaagaacattaaggttcgtctgaattttgccaaaacacaccttgatgatcctcaaacctggactgatgagtcgaaactggaactgtttggaagacaggggtcctgttacatctggtgtaaattaaacacagaattccacaaaaagaacatcaaacctacggtcaagcatggtggtcgtagtgtgatggtgtggggacactttactgcttcagggccagggtgacttgcaataatttagggaaacatgaattctgctctctaccagaaaatactaaaaggagaacatccggtcaacAGTCCGtgagcacaactggattatgcagcaatacaatgatccaaagcataggagtaagtccacctctgaatggctcaaaggAAGCTAAactaaagttttggagtggcctagtcaaagtcctgacttgaacctgattgagatgctgtggcaggaccttaaacaggcagttcatgctcgaaaaccctccagtgtggctgtactatagcagttctgcaaagaagagtgggccaaatttccaccacagcgttgtgaaagactgatctccagttatcggaagcatttggttgcagttgttgctgctaaaggtggcacaacaaGCCATTAAGTTTCAGGAggcagtttgtttttcacatgggtgatataggtgttggataactttttcgcttcaataaaacaaaaaaaattcaaatatatatgAACTGTATTTTCTGTTTACTCAGTTTGCCTATGTTATATCTCGTtcgaagatctaaaacaatttagtatgaaaaaaacacaaacagaagaaatcaggaagggggtaaatactttttcacagcactgtatattgtggttattggattgttatttttttctgaaattttgTATTTGACCGTTTCATTAATTTTATCAAAATGGTGCTAATCAAATTTTAAATGCAGCTTTAAACTaaaaactttaaatgaaaaaatatgacttaattattttaaaatgccaacattacattgcattattttttatcaaatgaagtactTATATACAATATCCTCAAAGCACAATATAAAACAACATTGGAGGTATTTGTCAAGTGAAGTGCTGCACAACAcaaatgtgagatattgctttattattattaattgataacagtaaacataaaattacTATGCAGTAATGTATAGTaatatattgttgtctttttttttttttttaatcaatttcacacgtccatttaaatcaagcatGTATTTTGCCATTTCTGTGAGTTTTTGACATTAGTTTCTCATCTCCGGATAAGCAGTTCTTgtcatgacccagtgtgattgttaaaccccaaaaagctttgattaaataaatatatagtctgtatgtttCAGAGCGCTCTGCTCTCTGTCTTCTACTAAACACAGTCACACAAGAGCACGCGTGATCACGATGAGGTGTTTTTAGTGTATGAACGACCAGCTTCACACAGGCATTCtgaagcgcacagcacatgcagattatctatttattcaattaaatcacatTAAATCATTGTGGGGTTTAATAATCAAACTAGGACATATCGTGATTTTAATCAGGGCTTCGTTCATCACAGTCAACCATTGATGATGTTTCACAATCCACAGCCACTGGCAGTGACAAAAAAATGATACaaatgtgtatttgactcctattttGAGTCCCGATCGTTACTATGTTTTGTACATGTAGCTCAAACCTTGTTAGTGAcagtcaaacattaaaatattttgcaggacaattaatatttttccaaaacatttatgcattttttttccttcttcattttcatcaaactgcattgcaaaattccatgtATTCTATGATGCGTGGAAACCCGTACAGTATGTttaacatatatatgtatatatataacacacacacacacacacacacacacacacacatacagttaaagtcagaagtttacatacacttaggttgaagtcattaaaactcatttttgaaccactccacagatttcatattagcagactatagttttggcaagtcctttaggacatctactttgtgcatgacacaagtaatttttccaacaattgtttacagacagattgtttcacttttaatcgactatcacaattccagtgggtcagaagtttacatacactaagttaactgtgccattaagcagcttggaaaattccagaaaattatgtcaaacctttagacaattagcttctaataggaggtgtactgaattggaggtgtacctgtggatgtattttaaggcctaccttcaaactcagtgcctctttgcttgacatcatggaaaatcaaaagaaatccgacaagacctcagaaaaaacattgtggacctccacaaatctggttaaTCCTTGTGAACAaatttcaaatgcctgaaggtatcgcgttcatctgtacaaacaatagtacacaagaatATACAcgatgggaccacacagccatcataccgctcaggaaggagacgcattctgtctcctagagatgaacgtagtttggtgcaaaaagtgcaaatcaatcccagaacgacagcaaaggaccttgtgaagatgctggaggaatcaggtagacaagtatctatatccacagtaaaacgagtcctatatcgatataacctgaaaggctgctcagcaaggaagaagctactgctccaaaatcggcataaaaatgccagactacagtttgcaagtgcaaatggagacaaagatcttactttttggagaaatttcctctggtctgatgaaacaaaaatggaactgtttggccataatgaccatcgttttgTTTGAagtaaaaagggtgaggcttgcaagccgaaggacaccatcccaaccatgaagcatgggggtggcagcatcatgttgtgggggtgctttgctgcaggagggactggtgcacttcacaaaatagatgacatcatgaggaaggaaaattatgtggatatattgaagcaacatctcaagacatcagccaggaagttaaagcttggtcgcaaatgggtgttccaaatggacaatgaccccaagcatacctccaaagttgtggcaaaatggcttaagcacaacaaagtcaaggtattggagtgtccatcacaaagccctgacctcaatccgacagaaaatttgtgggcagaactgaaaaagcaagtatgagcaaggaggccaacaaaatAAATTCTGATTATCTTGAAGGATCTTATTTGAATCTTCTTTATCTGATCCCATTAGGATTGATTCCAAATAATCCCAACAGGAATACTGAACACATTTCTTTATGATTTTTGACCTTTGAAACTCTGACCCTTGAATTGTCCCACACGTGTAAAGATAACCCATTACTAATCACTGTAAAAATGAGTTCTTACCGACTATAAGATCCACTTGAGGGTAATTCTGCCTGACGTGCTCTTCAAACAGATCTATCACAGCAGCCAGCGCCTTCGGATCCTTCAGGATTGGACAAATGTCCCTGCACACAAACAGAATTGAAACACCTTACCCCGTTAGTTTCAAGCTATTATAGACTTTCTAGTGAAATGCACCGCATTTAACTGTTCGCACATTTTGCACAATGCTAAATATCGcattataaatgtatacaaaCTTGAAGATAATCCCTTTCGTGGGAAAATCCTGGAAAGTTCTGATGCATTTAGAGATGAGCTCCAATTTCTCTTCCATGATGCACGCGCTTCGTACATTTGGACTGAGACGGAAGCGCTCCACGTGCTTACGTCGACCAATAGCACGCGTGCTTACGTCGACCAATAGCACGCGTGCTTACGTCGACCAATAGCACGCGTGCTTTCTGACCACATGACAATTACATCATCAtaggttttattttatatatatatatatatatatatatttttttttatttaattttatttttagattgaTTTGTACTATATTGGTCGGCACATGTTATGCTAtaatgctattattattattattattattattattataaatgtaacacaatagtatgtgaaacagtatgcaacaCTAGACGttttaaacagtagtatgctacattgttaaATGGCGTCATCatcacatgttgcatgttttaattCAGGGAGTGGAGTCCAGTAGGCCTAATTTGCATTTTGATCCAATGttgtgcaataaataaataaataaataaataaaataaaaaaaaaacaatgttttaatttttgacaGCAAATGGCCATTCATTCAAATGAAGGGAAATATCCAGATTTGgctgttattatttttaagaacAAAAAGAAGGAAAACAAATGTGTTCACAATGTTCAGAAATTTTCATTTCTCAAGTGTAATGTTGTTATAGATTACAGAAATGTAATCTCTATAATCTGAAataagtgttttatgtttttatttataataacatttttatccatgatggcaaagccccattttcagctgCTATTATTCCAGTCTACAAAGACAATAATGTGTCACATAATCCTTAAGGAACTGTTTAATATGTTAACTTAGtactaaaaaaacatttatgttagAACCattaaaatggttgtgctacttaatgaagtgTGGGAGTTTTTTTACAGCTGAGGTATTAAGTAGATTGCATTTTTCTGTTACTTTACACTTGCAGGtcaaatttcagttttaaaaataaccaaaaagaaacatatttcttgaattcatcaatctattgttcttttgagagatgaaggctattccttGCACGTCTGTtctgaaagaataaaacaaacttgatctaaccgggacagagagagagagagagagagagagagagagagagagagagagagagagagagaagtggacaaaccagatgcacaacaacaagaacacaagtacatcagagtctctaatttgagaaacagactcctcacaggtcctaaaccaGCAGCTTTAATGAACAGAATATGCTGAACAGTTGCATTGGTGCAAgtagaggattcttggatgaacaaagtttgaagaatacatcaattattttcaatcaatttaatgcatcctctgTGAACAACatcccccccccaacacacacacacacacacacacactttggcaaatgtaattgtttacttgaaataaattataataattacatttaataattaataaataaaagtattagggcctgggtagctcattgagTGTTGACACTGACActacaagtttgaatccagggtgtgctgagtgactccagccaggtctcctaagcaaccaaattggcccc is part of the Myxocyprinus asiaticus isolate MX2 ecotype Aquarium Trade chromosome 2, UBuf_Myxa_2, whole genome shotgun sequence genome and encodes:
- the aprt gene encoding adenine phosphoribosyltransferase, producing the protein MEEKLELISKCIRTFQDFPTKGIIFKDICPILKDPKALAAVIDLFEEHVRQNYPQVDLIVGVDARGFLFGPLLAQRLGIGFAPIRKKGTLPGPTISVAYTLEYAKAEAEMQEGAVSPGQKVLIIDDLLATGGTLYAACELVKQQQVKVLGCLVVIELKNLNGSDKLKPTSVFSLVQY